In a single window of the Lynx canadensis isolate LIC74 chromosome E2, mLynCan4.pri.v2, whole genome shotgun sequence genome:
- the SMG9 gene encoding protein SMG9 isoform X1, protein MSESGHSQPGLYGIERRRRWKEPGPGGPQNLSGPGGRERDYIAPWERERRDGSEETSTAVMQKTPIILSKPPAERSKQPPPPTAPAAPPAPAPLEKPIVLMKPREEGKGPAAATTTSTPEGAAPAPPAAPAPPKGEKEGQRPTQPVYQIQNRGMGTAAPAAMDPVVGQAKLLPPERMKHSIKLVDDQMNWCDSAIEYLLDQTDVLVVGVLGLQGTGKSMVMSLLSANTPEEDQRAYVFRAQSAEMKERGGNQTSGIDFFITQERIVFLDTQPILSPSILDHLINNDRKLPPEYNLPHTYVEMQSLQIAAFLFTVCHVVIVVQDWFTDLSLYRFLQTAEMVKPSTPSPSHESSTSSGSDEGTEYYPHLVFLQNKARREDFCPRKLRQMHLMIDQLMAHSHLRYKGTLSMLQCNVFPGLPPDFLDSEVNLFLVPFMDSEAESENPPRAGPGSSPLFSLLPGYRGHPSFQSLVSKLRSQVMSMARPQLSHTILTEKNWFHYAARIWDGVKKSSALAEYSRLLA, encoded by the exons ATGTCTGAGTCTGGCCATAGTCAGCCTGGGCTCTATGGGATAGAGAGGCGGCGACGCTGGAAAGAGCCTGGCCCCGGTGGCCCCCAGAACCTCTCCGGGCCTGGTGGTCGGGAGAGGGACTACATTGCcccatgggagagagagagacgg GATGGCAGCGAAGAGACCAGCACGGCGGTCATGCAGAAAACCCCCATCATCCTCTCGAAACCTCCAGCAGAGcgg TCTAAGCAGCCACCACCCCCAACAGCCCCGgctgccccacctgccccagcccctctcgAGAAGCCTATCGTCCTCATGAAACCACgggaagaggggaaagggccTGCGGCTGCGACAACCACCTCCACCCCCGAGGGCGCTGCCCCAGCACCCCCTGCAGCCCCCGCACCGcccaagggagagaaggagggacagagacccaCGCAGCCCGTGTACCAGATCCAGAACCGAGGCATGGGCACTGCCGCACCCGCAGCCATGGACC CTGTCGTGGGCCAGGCCAAACTACTGCCCCCAGAACGCATGAAGCACAGCATCAAGTTGGTAGATGACCAGATGAATTGGTGTGACAGCGCCATTGAG TACCTGTTGGATCAGACCGATGTGTTGGTGGTTGGTGTCCTGGGCCTTCAGGGGACAGGCAAGTCCATGGTCATGTCATTGTTGTCAGCGAACACTCCTGAGGAGGACCAGAG GGCGTACGTTTTCCGGGCCCAGAGTGCCGAGATGAAGGAACGAGGGGGCAACCAGACCAGTGGCATTGACTTCTTTATTACCCAAGAGCGGATTGTTTTCCTGGACACACAG CCCATCCTGAGCCCCTCCATCTTGGACCACCTTATCAACAATGACCGCAAGCTGCCTCCAGAGTACAACCTGCCCCACACCTACGTTGAGATGCAG TCGCTCCAGATCGCGGCCTTCCTCTTCACGGTCTGCCACGTGGTGATCGTTGTCCAGGACTGGTTCACAGACCTCAGTTTATACAG GTTCCTCCAGACGGCAGAGATGGTGAAGCCCTCtaccccatcccccagccacgAGTCCAGCACTTCCTCAGGCTCTGACGAAGGCACTGAGTACTACCCCCACCTGG TCTTCCTGCAGAACAAAGCTCGCCGAGAGGACTTCTGTCCTCGAAAGCTGCGCCAGATGCACCTGATGATTGACCAGCTCATGGCTCACTCCCACTTGCGTTACAAGG GTACTCTGTCCATGTTACAGTGCAACGTCTTCCCTGGGCTCCCACCTGACTTCCTGGACTCTGAGGTCAATTTGTTCCTGGTGCCCTTCATGGACAGCGAAGCAGAGAGTGAAAACCCACCTCGGGCAG GACCCGGTTCCAGCCCGctcttctccctgctccctggGTACCGTGGCCACCCCAGTTTCCAGTCCCTGGTGAGCAAGCTCCGGAGCCAAGTGATGTCCATGGCCCGGCCACAGCTGTCACACACCATCCTCACGGAGAAGAACTG GTTCCACTACGCTGCCCGGATCTGGGACGGCGTAAAGAAGTCCTCTGCCCTGGCGGAGTACAGCCGCCTGCTGGCCTGA
- the KCNN4 gene encoding intermediate conductance calcium-activated potassium channel protein 4, translating into MGGELVPGLGALQRRKRLLEQEKWLAGWALALAGTGIGLMVLHAEMLWFGGCPWALYLFLVKCMISISTFLLLCLIVVFHAKEVQLFMTDNGLRDWRVALTGRQAAQIVLELAVCALHPAPVRGPRCAQGLGSRSAATQSWPGFLDEGEALLSLAMLLRLYLVPRAVLLRSGVLLNASYRSIGALNQVRFRHWFVAKLYMNTHPGRLLLCLTLGLWLTTAWVLSVAERQAVNATGHLSDTLWLIPITFLTIGYGDVVPGTTWGKIVCLCTGVMGVCCTALLVAVVARKLEFNKAEKHVHNFMMDIQYAKEMKESAARVLQEAWMFYKHTRRKERGAARRHQRRLLAAINRFRQVRLKHRKLREQVNSMVDISKMHMILCDLQLGLSSSHQALEKRMDALARKLDTLTELLSNALGPQQLPEPSQEAT; encoded by the exons ATGGGCGGGGAGCTGGTGCCAGGCCTGGGGGCCCTACAGCGGCGAAAGCGGCTGCTGGAGCAGGAGaagtggctggctggctgggcacTGGCACTGGCGGGAACTGGCATCGGACTCATGGTGCTGCACGCGGAGATGCTATGGTTTGGAGGGTGCCCG TGGGCGCTCTACCTGTTCCTGGTTAAATGCATGATCAGCATTTCCACCTTCTTGCTTCTTTGTCTTATCGTGGTATTTCACGCCAAAGAGGTCCAG TTGTTCATGACCGACAACGGGCTCCGGGACTGGCGCGTGGCGCTGACCGGGCGGCAGGCGGCGCAGATCGTGCTGGAGCTGGCCGTGTGCGCTCTGCACCCAGCGCCGGTGCGGGGGCCGCGGTGCGCTCAGGGTTTAGGGTCCCGGTCCGCGGCGACGCAGTCCTGGCCGGGCTTCCTGGATGAGGGGGAGGCGCTGCTGTCGCTGGCCATGCTGCTGCGCCTCTACCTGGTGCCCCGCGCCGTCCTCCTGCGCAGCGGCGTCTTGCTCAACGCGTCCTACCGCAGCATCGGCGCCCTCAACCAGGTCCGCTTCCGCCACTGGTTCGTGGCCAAGCTGTACATGAACACGCACCCGGGTCGCCTGCTGCTCTGCCTCACGCTTGGCCTCTGGCTCACCACCGCCTGGGTGCTGTCGGTGGCCGAGAG GCAGGCTGTTAATGCCACCGGACACCTTTCGGACACACTGTGGCTGATCCCCATCACATTCCTGACCATTGGCTATGGGGACGTGGTGCCAGGCACCACGTGGGGCAAGATTGTCTGCCTCTGCACTGGAGTCATG GGGGTCTGCTGCACAGCCCTGCTGGTGGCCGTGGTGGCCCGGAAGCTGGAGTTTAATAAAGCAGAGAAGCACGTGCACAACTTCATGATGGACATCCAATATGCCAAAGAG ATGAAGGAATCAGCTGCCCGAGTGCTGCAAGAGGCCTGGATGTTCTATAAACACACACGGAGGAAGGAGCGTGGAGCTGCCCGAAGGCACCAGCGCAGGCTGCTGGCTGCCATCAACAG GTTCCGCCAGGTGCGGCTGAAACACAGAAAGCTCCGGGAGCAAGTGAACTCCATGGTGGACATCTCCAAG ATGCACATGATCCTGTGTGACCTGCAGCTGGGTCTGAGCAGCTCCCATCAGGCCCTGGAGAAGCGGATGGATGCACTGGCCCGGAAGCTGGACACCCTGACCGAGCTGCTTAGCAATGCCCTGGGGCCGCAGCAGCTTCCAGAACCAAGCCAGGAGGCCACGTAG
- the SMG9 gene encoding protein SMG9 isoform X2 has product MQKTPIILSKPPAERSKQPPPPTAPAAPPAPAPLEKPIVLMKPREEGKGPAAATTTSTPEGAAPAPPAAPAPPKGEKEGQRPTQPVYQIQNRGMGTAAPAAMDPVVGQAKLLPPERMKHSIKLVDDQMNWCDSAIEYLLDQTDVLVVGVLGLQGTGKSMVMSLLSANTPEEDQRAYVFRAQSAEMKERGGNQTSGIDFFITQERIVFLDTQPILSPSILDHLINNDRKLPPEYNLPHTYVEMQSLQIAAFLFTVCHVVIVVQDWFTDLSLYRFLQTAEMVKPSTPSPSHESSTSSGSDEGTEYYPHLVFLQNKARREDFCPRKLRQMHLMIDQLMAHSHLRYKGTLSMLQCNVFPGLPPDFLDSEVNLFLVPFMDSEAESENPPRAGPGSSPLFSLLPGYRGHPSFQSLVSKLRSQVMSMARPQLSHTILTEKNWFHYAARIWDGVKKSSALAEYSRLLA; this is encoded by the exons ATGCAGAAAACCCCCATCATCCTCTCGAAACCTCCAGCAGAGcgg TCTAAGCAGCCACCACCCCCAACAGCCCCGgctgccccacctgccccagcccctctcgAGAAGCCTATCGTCCTCATGAAACCACgggaagaggggaaagggccTGCGGCTGCGACAACCACCTCCACCCCCGAGGGCGCTGCCCCAGCACCCCCTGCAGCCCCCGCACCGcccaagggagagaaggagggacagagacccaCGCAGCCCGTGTACCAGATCCAGAACCGAGGCATGGGCACTGCCGCACCCGCAGCCATGGACC CTGTCGTGGGCCAGGCCAAACTACTGCCCCCAGAACGCATGAAGCACAGCATCAAGTTGGTAGATGACCAGATGAATTGGTGTGACAGCGCCATTGAG TACCTGTTGGATCAGACCGATGTGTTGGTGGTTGGTGTCCTGGGCCTTCAGGGGACAGGCAAGTCCATGGTCATGTCATTGTTGTCAGCGAACACTCCTGAGGAGGACCAGAG GGCGTACGTTTTCCGGGCCCAGAGTGCCGAGATGAAGGAACGAGGGGGCAACCAGACCAGTGGCATTGACTTCTTTATTACCCAAGAGCGGATTGTTTTCCTGGACACACAG CCCATCCTGAGCCCCTCCATCTTGGACCACCTTATCAACAATGACCGCAAGCTGCCTCCAGAGTACAACCTGCCCCACACCTACGTTGAGATGCAG TCGCTCCAGATCGCGGCCTTCCTCTTCACGGTCTGCCACGTGGTGATCGTTGTCCAGGACTGGTTCACAGACCTCAGTTTATACAG GTTCCTCCAGACGGCAGAGATGGTGAAGCCCTCtaccccatcccccagccacgAGTCCAGCACTTCCTCAGGCTCTGACGAAGGCACTGAGTACTACCCCCACCTGG TCTTCCTGCAGAACAAAGCTCGCCGAGAGGACTTCTGTCCTCGAAAGCTGCGCCAGATGCACCTGATGATTGACCAGCTCATGGCTCACTCCCACTTGCGTTACAAGG GTACTCTGTCCATGTTACAGTGCAACGTCTTCCCTGGGCTCCCACCTGACTTCCTGGACTCTGAGGTCAATTTGTTCCTGGTGCCCTTCATGGACAGCGAAGCAGAGAGTGAAAACCCACCTCGGGCAG GACCCGGTTCCAGCCCGctcttctccctgctccctggGTACCGTGGCCACCCCAGTTTCCAGTCCCTGGTGAGCAAGCTCCGGAGCCAAGTGATGTCCATGGCCCGGCCACAGCTGTCACACACCATCCTCACGGAGAAGAACTG GTTCCACTACGCTGCCCGGATCTGGGACGGCGTAAAGAAGTCCTCTGCCCTGGCGGAGTACAGCCGCCTGCTGGCCTGA